The following is a genomic window from Stegostoma tigrinum isolate sSteTig4 chromosome 24, sSteTig4.hap1, whole genome shotgun sequence.
CCTTAGGAAAGCTAGGTCACCATAAATCAGCACGCAATGAATGCCCCTGTAGGATTTTCATTAATAAAAAGCATTTTGAATCATGACACAGTTCACTCCAAATATGCAGGTCAAGTCTTGCTGATCTATGGCAGCCCTAAGGGTGGCACAGTATCTGCAACACTGATTCGAGCTGATGCTGACCAGGTATTCACTGTGGCAGTGTGATCTACCTGGGTTGTTTACATCCATTAAAGGCCAATGGATGTAATGTCAGGCATTTCAGCCCCACTATCACTAGTCTGGTAATTATTAGGTCAGAATATTACAGAAATCACTTCATCTTTTCCACAAACATATTTCAGTAACATAAAAGTGTTTTACAGAGAGGATGTTTCATAGACTGACAAGAGAATTCGACAAAATACTCACAGCCAGGAAAGggttcaaatgatttttttttattttagagtGAGTATGAGTACGGAGGCTGAAAAATGTTTACTTCATCAATGCAATCTCCATCCGTTCCCTTGTCACTCCTGAAAGTGACTATTAGAGGAAGAGTCAAAACCCACAATTCACTTTAGTTTCAAACAGGGGAGAAAGGCTCCAACAAAATGATGTGTTAAGGAAGAAGGAAACAAGAAGCAGCATCTCATCTAAAGTCAGCACTTGTCTCACTGAAGACAGCAACAAATGGATTAATTTTCCTTGGAACACTCACAAATACTTAACACAGCTCATGTCTAATCAAGAAGGGGTCCATTTACTATAGACTGTTTCATTCGCCCACTTGAAGTTGAAACATTCCATAGCCCATTTTCTGATAATACTTCATGATGGAGATGTTTTCTTGGCTTTATTTTATCCAGGATGGTTTGCCATTTCTTTCCCCTCTTAGTGGGAGGATGAGTGGGAAGGTCATAAGTCTACTTCAGCTGGAATGGGAATCAAACCTCAGCTTCTGAACCACAAACTAACTCACTTTTCACTCTCTGTGTAATAAGCAGCATAATTTGTTTGCCATGTGACATTTTCTTAGTGCAACACTGTTAGATCCAAAACCTGTACACAGTTTGCCCTGGTCATACAAGGATTAGTAAATAATACTTTTTCTCAAGTGAAGAGACCATGGGATCACATCGTCCTCCAAAATGTATGCTGACACCCTCAATTCTGGGAGTCATGTTATGTTGGAATCAAAATATCATTTCACTATCAAACTGAGACCTTTCCTACTGTGGCAGGAGGGCATAATCTATCCATTTCACTATGTCACAGTAGAGAAAGATgttttctccagcatcagtacCATATTTCAATCAACGACCCTGACTATCATCATCTCATTTGTTTGTGCTGCATCCAAGTTAGATGCCACATTTGTTAATTGATCAGAGCAACAACAGTTCATTAACAGTATTTCAGTGGATGCAAAGGGACAGCATAGGATCATGACAGACACTACACAAATGTGTGTTTGTTCATTCCCCTTCCCTAAAAGGTGCATCAAACGGTAGAGCATTGCAAACAAATAAcacaaatttgtagatgatatcTGGCACCAATGATAGAAAACAGGATTTGGCAAACTATGCACTGACTTTTGAAAGGTTTTCTAGTCAATTGTGTGGAAAATGTACATTAGGAAATTCTTTATACATCTGATCTCGCACCAACTGAGCTTGTAATGACATCAATGTAGTGGGCAACGTCACTGAGAGAATCTCCAAGTCAGCTGAGCAGGTGTTGAATGAGATGCACTGGTATGGAATTGAAACATCAAAATGCTTGACGAGCAGAAAATAAGATGAACTGATTCTGTCAGGGCTGCTTTGCCAAATGCATTTCATTTCAACCATTAAAAAAGGTACTACTGGGAAGGGAACAGCAATTACTACTCACGGGTCAACATGACATAACATGACAATGTGCATCCTTCTTGACCAATCTGAAACATTGGCTTTGGTACATGTCAAAGCAATTCATCAGTTAGCATCAGCCACATAACGCAGTTTCTGTATAATTCTGGACAGTTGGGAATATTGAATACTACCAAAAGAAAGCAGGGAAACCAACAAAATTtgaataaacaaaattaaaatcctggagaaacacagcaggtctatagacagaaaacaagaattaatgcttcagagttcagtgaccctttgtcagaagaACAAGTTTTGAAGATAGATAACCAaattcaaaaagttaactctgctttccctctacagatgctgccagatctgctgagtttctccagagctgtttttatttcagatatccaagGTCTGGAGTTGAGTGTTTATTTTAGGATTTGAGTAAAGTTGGACAAGTTAAATAAACAGACCAAAGAATGGTTGCTGGgttaaataattaaatatttagGCCCATCACTTTTGGTATTCAGGCATGTCATATTGAATAATGCCCAAGGCAAAGGCACTCATGGCCTGAACTTGACAAAGCAACACTTGTTTGAACGTGTCAGTTACAACAGAACATGTTGTTTGAACCAGCACCTTTGACAAAATTCACATCTGAAGCTGAATGTTCAGCAAAGAATATACATTAACATGACAACTTTGAGTATGTGACTGACATTTTCCAAAGTTGCTATCTGTCTCAATGCAAAACAAATTGAGGCCAAGTTCAACCCAAGAATAAAAATTCCTGCCCAGCAACCAACAGATGGGGCCACTCTTCCCTCCTCCCCCTGCAAACCACACTCACAAAAGATGAAAATGTCTTGAATGTACTGGTGTTGAACATTATAAATTGAGAAATGAGTCTTCATTTGTCCTTGAGGCTCAGTTTAATTTTCATGAGGTGCCTCATGTAAAGCATTGTGGCAACACTGGAGGAGATGAGGATTACAAAACAGGTGACCACAGTCCAGGTGGAGTCTCTGTGCCAAATCTGATAGAAGTGCTGTCTATTTTTGTAATCCAAATGGACAGCTTCCAGTTGGGCCATGGTGCACAGGACCATGAACACATGGAAAATCTGGTGCCCCTGCAGGAAAATGTCGCACTTCCCTGGGAACCACTTCTCTGGGTGAGGGCAAGAGAAGAAGTGAGCACTAATAAGGAAGAAGATAATCTGGCCCGAATGGTACCAGATGGTGTCATCGGTGCAACCAGAGGAATAGCAATTGTTTATCCGGTGCAGTATAGGGCTAATGTCTAATATGTAGGCCAGCCCTGCTGGCACTACCTGGTAGAGTTTGCGTGTCCAAGGACACAGTACCTTGGCATTGGATTTTGAGTAGCAGCATCCCAAACAGGACATCCAAGCCAAAATAGTAGCCATTGGGAGATAGAAAGACTTGATAATGTGGTACCACTCCTCTTCAACAGAGTAATAGTAATGGACCAAAGCACTACCATACTGATAGATGGCCACACCAACGTAGTCCAAGAAAAAGAAGGAGTAATGGGCAAATTCAGAGGTCGAGTGCAACAGATGGGCCAAGGTACTGAAAGTCAAGTAGGTGAAGGCAGACAGGAGAAGGATCAGTAGTGGCAGTGCATGGGGATCAGACAAAAACTCCACTGTCTCAGACAGCTTATGAAATTTGAGGAGGACAACCAGCGCAGCAATCAGATGGGTCCAAACATTGACAGATTCATTGTGTCGCTGGAACAAGGTGAAGAAGTAGTAGCGCCAGCTCTGTTTCACTGGCCTGTAGCCAGAGTAGATGTACGGTTCACGGAATATTTGTGGCACTTCACAATCCTTCACCGTGCATGGCAGGCTAGGGATAGACTGTTCCACCAGGCTCGGGATCTGACGGATCTGCTGGATATTGATGAAGAGTCTGCCAATCTGATCCATCACAACTGTTGCCATGGTCACGCTGGGCTTGTTACAGGGTCTAGATTTCTAGAACAAAATAGAATCCAGTTAATAAAATCATTGAAGAATAATGAAAGTGCAACTCAATCAAAAACAATAGGTGGTAACATTAAGGTTGAACACAGCCACCTCATTTTAAGGGAATATACAGCACCACATACAGCCTCAGGATATCCAGGAGTTCATTCATAGCCAATTACATATTGCTGAAGTACATTAATTGTGGTATCACAGGAAACTTctgcacagcaaaatcccacTAACAAACTAAtaggaaattcagaagaaacacCTTTACACAGAGCAACAAGACTGTGAAACTCACAAAACAGGATGCAGTCGAGGTAAATAATGCAGACACATTTAAAGAAGCAGCTAAATAAAGTACACGAAGACAGAGAATGTTATATGAAGTGCAAGACAAGAAAAAGCAGGAGGTGTGAGTGACAGAATCACATCAGTGTGAACTAGTTGAGCCATATGGCTGTTCCTACACTGCATTGTTTTAAGCAATGCTGTCAATTAATTCAAAACAGAAATCAGATCAGAAGAAAAGATCATTTATATTATAAAATCAATTATATAACAGCACATCAGTGTTCTTTTGTAAAACATTACTAAAATCAAAATAATCAGGTGCATTTTTGTCAGTTTTTGTCTGTTAAGGGCAGGGTATGGTGCTCCTCAAACTCCTTCCTGCTTTGACTGCACTCCAAAGCTTAAAAATTGCAATGTTGACTGGCATGGTGGTAGTCTGGGGTGGAGGcagaaaacaaagcaaatgaaaacaaatgtaGTCTTACAAAATCCTTTGTTTTAACAGCTCACTTTTATTGTTTGGAGCAGGCAGCAGGCATCTCAGATTGCTCAATTAATCTGCGCCCACCAATAAAAAATGACAGCACTCACTGGGGTACCATTATCACCTTGGAGCACTCAACCTCAAAAATCCTGTTTTGTGACCATATCCCTTCCCCTTCGGGGTTGCATTCCACTTTGAGAAGACCTACCTTAGCTAAAAAGTGAAAAGCAGGAATGGGTTTATAGATTAGAATCCACCAGTGGACTACAGGTGGCTTGAAGCCATTAAGTTGGACTACAGTTTTTCAAGGCACACTCTCCCAGTTATAACACGCTACCATTCCATCCACCCTGCACCACTGTGCCCAACTATACTTCCCTTCAAAGTGCTCAACTCCAGAAGTTCATTTCTGTCATGCCTTTCACATTATTGCAGAGATGTTTGCTGTAGCCTCTTAATCAAGACCCTTTTAATGAGTAATCAGTTACAGTAACAGGACTGGCAGTCCTTTGTTCATTTTCTGTCAATCTGCCTGCTTAGACAGACACAATCTCCATGACACCGGACAAGCACTGGTTGATGCTATTAATCAAGTTGCAGTGGAGCTAAATATTAGACACATCTCCAAGAATGAATCAGCACAATTTGCTTGTGATaattaatctcttctgcatcaTCCAGTTAACCGACCCTTCCAAATCAGTATTCCAACTTGTATCAGCATTCAATGtttaaacacaaacaaaaacatttttgtgACTCCGTCATTGTATTGAAAATGTTTGTGCAGTTTTACAGAGAAAATTCCCCCTTTGCATTTTCCAAGTTTAAAGAAGTAGACTTAAAAAGTATTTAAGAAAACAAGTTCTGAGGACTTATTGGCAGAAAACCTCTTGGTTTAGTGGTTCTACATCAAGAATGTGTGTAAACAATTTGGATCCAAATCCAGTAGGGAATGGGTCAAAAGAAAGAAATCCCCTAGCTTTGCAATCTCATTCAGAACCATAATGTCAAATGTGGGAAATGAACAAATATCACGACAGCACTGCAGATGGGACCATTCTTTATCAGTTATGTCTGAGGCAATGTTGGGGTCACCCAGCGAGTTCTAGAGTTTGGCAAACTCAAATTATACTAAATGGAAAAATGTAGAAGAATTTTTACTCACTATCTAAACTGACATGTCCCCCAAAGCACTTCATGGGCCATTAAGTTGCTGATTCTGATAAATGTGACTATACTGTTATGTGAAAACTTGAGCTTTATTTCGGTACCCTGTGTTGAAGTGATACACAGCTCAACATCTTGATACCTCATCTTAACAATTATTATATACAATGTCAGAAAAGTGACTCAAGACATGTGTCTCACTCAAGGATGTAAAAATTTGAGAGCTGCATTAAGCAGGGATATGAGAGTACAGAATGATTTGAACAGCTTGCTGCTCCGAATGTGGACATGGAAGGGATTTGCTAgatcttactgattaaaaaagtACGAGGAGTAAAGAAAAAAGGTCCCTCACTACATCCCCAAAAATGTTCCTTGGTCCGATGTATTTTATTTGGCGAGGTTGGCATGAGGGAGGAGAAAAAGAAAtggagtggggagagaaaaagGAAAACTGTATTACTAAAGGGAGTTTGCATTTCCAATTTCACCATAACAGTGCACACAGGAAACTTTGCTGACAGACACTTCACACCACTACCCAGGTGGCAGTGAAATCAACCTCAACTGTCTGTTGGAACAGACAGTTACAAGGATGACAACTAGACAGTTTCCAACTGTAATTTACATTTATTCTTGTACTTATCAAGTAAATGGCTCACAGGGTGTGTTACCAATCAAAATTTAACACAGCCACAGCCAAATATTTGTACAGATAATCATAAGCTGTCAAAATGAAAGTTTAAAGGAGCATCTTGAAAAGAAAAGAAGGGGTACAGAAGTGCAGAtgattagggaaggaattccaatgCTTACTGCCTAACTGACTGAAGGCACAACTGCTGATGTACAGGAATCAatttcagggatgtggaggattGTAGCGTTGGGATAGCTGtaaggctggaggaggttattACAGAGGCAGAGCAGGCTGAACGATCATGAAGGAATTTGTAAACAAACATTGGAAccttaaaaaaaagaacaacttTGCCAGAGCCACAACCAATGTAAACCAACAAATACGGAGGGGAATAATGGGTGAACCCGAA
Proteins encoded in this region:
- the paqr7b gene encoding membrane progestin receptor alpha-B; its protein translation is MATVVMDQIGRLFINIQQIRQIPSLVEQSIPSLPCTVKDCEVPQIFREPYIYSGYRPVKQSWRYYFFTLFQRHNESVNVWTHLIAALVVLLKFHKLSETVEFLSDPHALPLLILLLSAFTYLTFSTLAHLLHSTSEFAHYSFFFLDYVGVAIYQYGSALVHYYYSVEEEWYHIIKSFYLPMATILAWMSCLGCCYSKSNAKVLCPWTRKLYQVVPAGLAYILDISPILHRINNCYSSGCTDDTIWYHSGQIIFFLISAHFFSCPHPEKWFPGKCDIFLQGHQIFHVFMVLCTMAQLEAVHLDYKNRQHFYQIWHRDSTWTVVTCFVILISSSVATMLYMRHLMKIKLSLKDK